In a single window of the Nocardioides sp. L-11A genome:
- a CDS encoding RtcB family protein encodes MDKITPTLLSWASILEQGTRDQAMTTASMPFIHPHLALMPDAHLGLGATVGSVIPTLGAIIPAAVGVDIGCGMIAVRTRFTADELPADRRPLREAIERAVPLSAGAANQRISRSHTERRLEELTAAAERAGFDPGRYAQRWELQLGTLGSGNHFIEVTVDEEQRVWLFLHSGSRGVGNRIAQHHIEIARDLCAKWWIELPHKDLAYLAEGTDEFWAYIREMRWAQRYALLNREEMMDRVLRQFAEWVGLGSADDVERLEEINCHHNYTEQERHFGKNVWLSRKGAINAERGRPGLIPGSMGTASYVVSGLGNPVALNSAPHGAGREYSRSKARRTFTREQLREAMAGIEYRDTDAFIDEIPAAYKDIDQVLADAADLVEVRHTLRQIVNVKGD; translated from the coding sequence ATGGACAAGATCACCCCGACGCTCCTCAGCTGGGCGTCGATCCTCGAGCAGGGCACCCGCGACCAGGCGATGACGACGGCGAGCATGCCGTTCATCCACCCCCACCTCGCGCTGATGCCCGACGCCCACCTGGGCCTGGGCGCGACGGTGGGCTCGGTCATCCCGACCCTCGGCGCGATCATCCCGGCCGCGGTCGGCGTCGACATCGGCTGCGGCATGATCGCCGTGCGCACCCGGTTCACCGCCGACGAGCTGCCGGCCGATCGGCGCCCGCTGCGGGAGGCGATCGAGCGGGCGGTCCCGCTCTCGGCCGGTGCGGCCAACCAGCGCATCTCCCGCAGCCACACCGAGCGCCGGCTCGAGGAGCTGACCGCCGCGGCCGAGCGGGCCGGCTTCGACCCCGGACGGTACGCCCAGCGGTGGGAGCTGCAGCTGGGCACGCTCGGCTCGGGCAACCACTTCATCGAGGTGACGGTCGACGAGGAGCAGCGCGTGTGGCTGTTCCTGCACTCCGGCTCGCGAGGCGTCGGCAACAGGATCGCCCAGCACCACATCGAGATCGCTCGCGACCTGTGCGCGAAGTGGTGGATCGAGCTGCCCCACAAGGACCTCGCCTACCTCGCCGAGGGCACCGACGAGTTCTGGGCGTACATCCGCGAGATGCGGTGGGCACAGCGCTACGCCCTGCTCAACCGCGAGGAGATGATGGACCGGGTGCTCCGACAGTTCGCGGAGTGGGTGGGCCTCGGCTCGGCCGACGACGTCGAGCGGCTCGAGGAGATCAACTGCCACCACAACTACACCGAGCAGGAGCGCCACTTCGGCAAGAACGTGTGGCTCTCCCGCAAGGGCGCGATCAACGCCGAGCGGGGACGGCCCGGCCTGATCCCGGGATCGATGGGCACGGCGTCGTACGTCGTCAGCGGACTCGGCAATCCGGTCGCCCTCAACTCGGCACCGCACGGCGCGGGGCGGGAGTACTCCCGCTCGAAGGCGCGCCGGACGTTCACCCGCGAGCAGCTGCGGGAGGCGATGGCGGGCATCGAGTACCGCGACACCGACGCGTTCATCGACGAGATCCCCGCGGCGTACAAGGACATCGACCAGGTGTTGGCCGACGCGGCCGACCTGGTCGAGGTCCGGCACACGCTGCGCCAGATCGTGAACGTGAAGGGCGACTGA
- a CDS encoding VOC family protein has translation MTSYVSHTAVDCANAFELSEWWKPVLGYTDLPGDPNEPGHEECMIVDPDSGHRLLFIEVPERKTGKNRLHLDLRPRTGTRDEEVDRLLRYGATQVADHRGIHGPGSGWVVLADPEGNEFCILRSQAEVDGS, from the coding sequence GTGACGTCGTACGTCTCCCACACCGCGGTCGACTGCGCCAATGCCTTCGAGCTCTCGGAGTGGTGGAAGCCCGTCCTCGGCTACACCGACCTCCCCGGCGACCCCAACGAACCCGGGCACGAGGAGTGCATGATCGTCGATCCGGACTCGGGTCACCGGCTGCTGTTCATCGAGGTGCCCGAGCGCAAGACGGGCAAGAACCGGCTGCACCTCGACCTGCGTCCGCGCACCGGCACCCGTGACGAGGAGGTCGACCGGCTGCTGCGCTACGGCGCCACCCAGGTCGCCGACCACCGCGGCATCCACGGCCCGGGCAGCGGCTGGGTGGTCCTCGCCGACCCCGAGGGCAACGAGTTCTGCATCCTGCGCTCGCAGGCCGAGGTGGACGGGTCCTAG
- the pth gene encoding aminoacyl-tRNA hydrolase produces MADATSADVWLVVGLGNPGPSYAGHRHNIGYLVVDELARRMGSGFRAHKSGRADVVEGRLGAPGAGTPRVVLAKSRSYMNESGGPVKALATFYKVPAERVVAIHDELDIDFGTLRVKKGGGDNGHNGLKSMRSSLGTGDFYRVRAGIGRPPGRQEVADFVLSNYATRERKELPFQIDSAADAVESLIADGLEKTQSRFNS; encoded by the coding sequence GTGGCTGACGCGACCAGCGCCGACGTCTGGCTCGTGGTCGGCCTCGGCAACCCCGGGCCGTCGTACGCCGGACACCGCCACAACATCGGCTACCTCGTGGTCGACGAGCTGGCCCGTCGGATGGGCAGCGGCTTCCGTGCCCACAAGTCCGGGCGGGCCGATGTCGTCGAGGGCAGGCTGGGCGCCCCTGGCGCCGGCACCCCTCGGGTGGTGCTCGCCAAGTCCCGCTCGTACATGAACGAGTCGGGCGGGCCGGTCAAGGCCCTCGCCACCTTCTACAAGGTCCCTGCCGAGCGCGTCGTCGCGATCCACGACGAGCTCGACATCGACTTCGGCACGCTGCGCGTCAAGAAGGGCGGCGGCGACAACGGCCACAACGGTCTCAAGTCGATGCGCTCCTCGCTGGGCACCGGCGACTTCTACCGGGTCCGGGCCGGCATCGGCCGCCCGCCGGGTCGCCAGGAGGTCGCTGACTTCGTGCTCTCCAACTACGCGACCAGGGAGCGCAAGGAGCTGCCGTTCCAGATCGACTCCGCCGCCGACGCGGTGGAGAGCCTGATCGCCGACGGCCTCGAGAAGACCCAGTCTCGCTTCAACAGTTGA
- a CDS encoding maleylpyruvate isomerase family mycothiol-dependent enzyme, translated as MDKATIWAHIHAERAALAELLADLDDEAWRHDTLCPGWSVHDVAAHVISTPQIGWRSMPGMVARNLGRGYNTMIFREVKRLGARETRESILGDFERYAASTHHVPTTTSVEPLIDALLHHQDIARPLGRERTMPVEAAAVAADRVRRLAPLMGTGRLVRSVRMVATDVAWERGSGPTVTGPIQELLMLASGRAPDPALVGGDGLAAVMPRP; from the coding sequence ATGGACAAGGCCACGATCTGGGCGCACATCCACGCCGAGCGAGCCGCATTGGCCGAGCTCCTGGCGGACCTCGACGACGAGGCGTGGCGGCACGACACCCTCTGCCCCGGGTGGAGCGTCCACGACGTCGCGGCGCACGTGATCTCCACCCCGCAGATCGGGTGGCGCTCGATGCCGGGGATGGTGGCCCGCAACCTCGGCCGCGGCTACAACACGATGATCTTCCGCGAGGTGAAGCGCCTCGGCGCCCGGGAGACGCGGGAGAGCATCCTCGGCGACTTCGAGAGGTACGCCGCCAGCACCCATCACGTCCCCACCACGACCTCGGTCGAGCCGCTGATCGACGCGCTCCTCCACCACCAGGACATCGCGCGCCCCCTCGGCCGGGAGCGCACGATGCCGGTCGAGGCGGCCGCGGTCGCCGCCGACCGGGTCCGCCGGCTGGCGCCGCTGATGGGAACCGGTCGACTCGTGCGGAGTGTGCGGATGGTGGCCACCGACGTCGCCTGGGAGCGCGGGTCCGGCCCGACCGTCACCGGCCCGATCCAGGAGCTGCTGATGCTCGCCTCCGGGCGGGCACCGGACCCGGCGCTGGTCGGCGGGGACGGGCTCGCGGCGGTGATGCCGCGCCCCTGA
- a CDS encoding GntR family transcriptional regulator, translating into MSRSLKHVTIREYVRGLVAGSAPGTAAPSERDLVDRFGVARMTVRQALDALVAEGVLERVPGRGTFVAAPRRTATGVHGFTEEMARRGVVAEARTLIAERVPAGQALAAALLVAPGVPLVRWRRLRMADGRPVCLSETYLVERRVPGLLDALPGSLYDDLGARGLRPTWSEDVLAACAATAEEAALLELPPGAPVLRHDRRACAAETAVEVSRTVHRGDHHAISLLLRG; encoded by the coding sequence ATGAGCCGTTCGCTCAAGCACGTCACGATCCGTGAGTACGTCCGCGGCCTGGTCGCCGGCAGCGCCCCCGGTACGGCGGCGCCGTCCGAGCGGGACCTGGTCGACCGCTTCGGCGTGGCCCGGATGACCGTGCGCCAGGCGCTCGACGCGCTGGTGGCCGAGGGCGTGCTCGAGCGGGTGCCTGGCCGAGGCACCTTCGTCGCGGCGCCGCGACGGACCGCGACGGGCGTGCACGGCTTCACCGAGGAGATGGCGCGCCGCGGGGTGGTCGCCGAGGCGCGGACCCTGATCGCCGAGCGGGTGCCGGCCGGTCAGGCGCTGGCCGCCGCGCTCCTCGTCGCGCCCGGGGTGCCGCTGGTGCGCTGGCGGCGGCTGCGGATGGCCGACGGGCGTCCGGTCTGCCTCTCCGAGACGTACCTGGTCGAGCGCCGGGTGCCCGGTCTGCTCGACGCCCTCCCCGGCAGCCTGTACGACGACCTCGGTGCCCGCGGCCTGCGCCCCACCTGGTCGGAGGACGTCCTCGCCGCCTGCGCGGCCACCGCCGAGGAGGCCGCGCTGCTCGAGCTGCCGCCCGGCGCGCCGGTGCTGAGGCATGACCGCCGGGCCTGTGCCGCCGAGACAGCGGTGGAGGTGTCGCGCACGGTCCACCGCGGCGACCACCATGCGATCAGCCTGCTGCTCCGCGGCTGA
- a CDS encoding chorismate mutase, protein MSADDARAELHRLRSSIDNLDAALVHLLAERFKCTETVGRLKASAGMPPADPAREAVQIARLRSMAESSGLDPHFAEKILNVIIAEVIRNHEQFAEENEDD, encoded by the coding sequence GTGAGTGCAGACGACGCCCGGGCCGAGCTCCACCGACTCCGGTCGAGCATCGACAACCTCGACGCCGCCCTCGTGCACCTGCTGGCGGAGCGCTTCAAGTGCACCGAGACGGTCGGTCGCCTGAAGGCGAGCGCCGGCATGCCGCCGGCCGACCCCGCCCGCGAGGCGGTCCAGATCGCGCGGTTGAGGTCGATGGCGGAGAGCTCGGGTCTTGACCCGCACTTCGCCGAGAAGATCCTCAACGTGATCATCGCCGAGGTCATCCGCAACCACGAGCAGTTCGCCGAGGAGAACGAGGACGACTGA
- a CDS encoding 50S ribosomal protein L25/general stress protein Ctc, which translates to MSTEKIKAEVRTEFGKGAARRIRRDNNVPAVVYGHGNEPIHLTLPGHATMMALKHGGANALLELDIDGTAQLALTKQVQVDPVRRVLEHVDFVAVKRGEKVTVDVPVHIVGEAISGTLVVTENTTVQVEAEATHIPEQFEVNIEGAEAGTQFLAGQLELPSGVTLLTDAETLVVNVTEQVAEEPAADEAAETAATEAPAEAAEGGDSE; encoded by the coding sequence ATGAGCACCGAGAAGATCAAGGCCGAGGTCCGCACCGAGTTCGGTAAGGGCGCCGCCCGCCGGATCCGTCGCGACAACAACGTCCCCGCCGTCGTCTACGGCCACGGCAACGAGCCGATCCACCTGACCCTCCCGGGCCACGCCACGATGATGGCGCTCAAGCACGGCGGCGCCAACGCGCTCCTCGAGCTCGACATCGACGGCACCGCGCAGCTCGCCCTGACCAAGCAGGTCCAGGTCGACCCGGTCCGCCGCGTCCTCGAGCACGTCGACTTCGTCGCCGTCAAGCGCGGCGAGAAGGTCACCGTCGACGTCCCGGTCCACATCGTCGGCGAGGCGATCAGCGGCACCCTGGTCGTCACCGAGAACACCACCGTCCAGGTCGAGGCCGAGGCCACCCACATCCCCGAGCAGTTCGAGGTCAACATCGAGGGCGCCGAGGCCGGCACCCAGTTCCTCGCGGGCCAGCTGGAGCTGCCCTCGGGCGTCACTCTGCTGACCGACGCCGAGACCCTCGTCGTCAACGTGACCGAGCAGGTCGCCGAGGAGCCGGCCGCCGACGAGGCCGCCGAGACCGCCGCGACCGAGGCGCCGGCCGAGGCCGCCGAGGGTGGCGACAGCGAGTGA
- a CDS encoding 3'(2'),5'-bisphosphate nucleotidase CysQ codes for MTFEPGTPAPDVVADDHRLAAWLAEEAGRRLLEVRAEGLAGKELKDAGDRAAHELLMQLLATYRPDDAVLSEEALENAADKDARLRATRAWIVDPLDGTREFSEPPRDDWAVHVALWQDGDLVAGAVAQPALGETFNTGTPPVVPARTSQRPRIAVSRTRPPAFVQALAAELDAELVPMGSAGVKMMSVVRDVADAYVHAGGQYEWDSAAPVAVARAAGLFTSRVDGSELVYNQADVYLPDVIVCRSELSAKILAFIAANGTD; via the coding sequence GTGACTTTCGAGCCCGGTACCCCCGCTCCCGATGTCGTCGCCGACGACCACCGTCTCGCCGCCTGGCTGGCCGAGGAGGCGGGTCGCCGGCTGCTGGAGGTGCGCGCCGAGGGCCTGGCCGGCAAGGAGCTGAAGGACGCCGGTGACCGCGCCGCCCACGAGTTGCTGATGCAGCTGTTGGCGACCTACCGGCCCGACGACGCGGTGCTCTCCGAGGAGGCGCTCGAGAACGCCGCCGACAAGGACGCCCGCCTGCGCGCGACCCGGGCCTGGATCGTCGACCCCCTCGACGGCACCCGCGAGTTCTCCGAGCCGCCGCGCGACGACTGGGCGGTGCACGTGGCCCTGTGGCAGGACGGCGACCTGGTCGCCGGTGCCGTGGCGCAGCCCGCGCTGGGCGAGACCTTCAACACCGGTACGCCGCCGGTGGTGCCCGCCCGCACGTCGCAGCGCCCGCGGATCGCCGTCTCCCGCACCCGGCCGCCGGCCTTCGTGCAGGCACTGGCCGCCGAGTTGGACGCCGAGCTGGTCCCGATGGGCTCGGCCGGTGTGAAGATGATGTCGGTGGTCCGCGACGTGGCCGACGCCTACGTCCACGCGGGCGGCCAGTACGAGTGGGACTCCGCGGCTCCGGTCGCGGTCGCCCGGGCCGCGGGCCTGTTCACCTCGCGGGTCGACGGGAGCGAGCTGGTCTACAACCAGGCCGACGTCTACCTGCCCGACGTGATCGTGTGCCGTTCCGAGCTGTCCGCGAAGATCCTCGCCTTCATCGCCGCGAACGGCACCGACTGA
- a CDS encoding MarR family transcriptional regulator → MRDPHPALLMYIGARYVEQRVSDAVLAAGYADLTPAMARVAARLSEDGIRVTDLAEQARITKQSASVLVDQLERAAYVARVPDPTDARARLVVIAPRGREVQQVARREERAIEREWRRHLGAERLAALTDALRDLREITDPYR, encoded by the coding sequence GTGCGCGATCCGCATCCAGCACTGCTCATGTACATCGGCGCCCGCTACGTCGAGCAGCGGGTCTCCGACGCCGTGCTCGCCGCCGGGTACGCCGACCTCACGCCCGCGATGGCGCGCGTCGCCGCCCGGCTGAGCGAGGACGGGATCCGGGTCACCGACCTCGCCGAGCAGGCGCGGATCACCAAGCAGAGCGCGAGCGTCCTCGTCGACCAGTTGGAGCGGGCGGCGTACGTCGCGCGGGTGCCGGATCCCACCGACGCCCGGGCCCGCCTCGTCGTCATCGCGCCGCGTGGCCGCGAGGTGCAGCAGGTCGCGCGCCGCGAGGAGCGGGCCATCGAGCGCGAGTGGCGCCGGCACCTGGGCGCCGAGCGCCTGGCGGCGCTGACGGACGCCCTGCGGGACCTGCGGGAGATCACCGATCCCTACCGGTGA
- a CDS encoding alpha-ketoglutarate-dependent dioxygenase AlkB, which yields MTVDFQTSLFETGSPQAEAATERRPLSAGAWVDVARDWLPDADDVFATLVREVPWRAERRAMYDRVVDVPRLVFTYMIGDDLPHPALTRARERLTARYADELGEPFRTAGCCYYRDGRDSVAWHGDTIGRGSTDDTMVAIVSVGDPRRLHLRPRDPDRRDEAFAVEMGHGDLVVMGGSCQRTWEHAVPKVASAGPRISVQFRPLNVF from the coding sequence ATGACGGTCGACTTCCAGACCAGCCTGTTCGAGACCGGCAGCCCGCAGGCCGAGGCCGCCACGGAGCGCCGCCCACTCAGCGCCGGCGCCTGGGTCGATGTCGCACGCGACTGGCTGCCCGACGCCGACGACGTGTTCGCGACCCTGGTCCGCGAGGTGCCCTGGCGTGCCGAGCGGCGGGCGATGTACGACCGGGTCGTCGACGTGCCTCGCCTCGTGTTCACCTACATGATCGGCGACGACCTGCCCCACCCGGCCCTGACCCGGGCCCGCGAGCGGCTGACGGCGCGGTACGCCGACGAGCTCGGCGAGCCGTTCCGCACGGCCGGCTGCTGCTACTACCGCGACGGCCGCGACAGCGTGGCCTGGCACGGCGACACCATCGGCCGCGGCTCGACGGACGACACGATGGTCGCCATCGTCTCCGTGGGCGACCCGCGCCGACTTCACCTGCGCCCGCGCGACCCGGATCGCCGCGACGAGGCGTTCGCGGTCGAGATGGGCCACGGCGACCTGGTCGTCATGGGCGGGTCCTGTCAACGCACCTGGGAGCACGCCGTACCCAAGGTCGCCTCCGCCGGCCCGCGGATCTCCGTGCAGTTCCGGCCCCTGAACGTCTTCTGA
- a CDS encoding TrpB-like pyridoxal phosphate-dependent enzyme produces the protein MSDQVMYTLEPDEQPTHWYNIVADLPVPPPPPLHPGTHQPVGPDDLAPLFPPELIAQEVTGERYVEIPEPVLDVYRQYRPSPLYRARRWEERLGTSARIYYKYEGVSPAGSHKVNTAVPQVYYNKINGITRLTTETGAGQWGTALSYAASLFGVTCEVWQVGASFDTKPQRRTLIEVFGGTVHRSPSRLTESGKAFAEEHPGSLGIAISEAVEVAAQDPEAKYALGSVLNHVLLHQSVIGEEALRQLAKAGESGADLVVGCAGGGSNFAGLAFPFLREKLAGNQAPRILAVEPSSCPTLTRGEYRYDFGDTAGLTPLMKMHTLGHDFVPSPIHAGGLRYHGMAPLVSHAVNEGYIDAVALHQSECFEAAVEFARTQGIVPAPESSHALAQARREALAAAETGAEPVIVIGLSGHGLLELGAYESFLGGRLEDDPLSDEALSAALANVPVVG, from the coding sequence ATGAGCGACCAGGTGATGTACACCCTCGAGCCCGACGAGCAGCCGACCCACTGGTACAACATCGTCGCCGACCTCCCGGTCCCCCCGCCGCCCCCGCTCCACCCGGGCACCCACCAGCCGGTCGGCCCGGATGACCTCGCGCCGCTGTTCCCGCCGGAGTTGATCGCACAGGAGGTCACCGGCGAGCGCTACGTCGAGATCCCCGAGCCGGTGCTCGACGTCTACCGCCAGTACCGGCCCAGCCCGCTCTACCGCGCGCGTCGCTGGGAGGAGCGACTGGGCACCAGCGCCCGGATCTACTACAAGTACGAGGGCGTCTCGCCGGCCGGCTCGCACAAGGTCAACACCGCAGTCCCGCAGGTCTACTACAACAAGATCAACGGCATCACCCGGCTCACCACGGAGACCGGCGCGGGCCAGTGGGGCACCGCCCTGTCGTACGCCGCGTCGCTGTTCGGCGTCACCTGCGAGGTGTGGCAGGTCGGCGCCTCCTTCGACACCAAGCCGCAGCGACGCACCCTGATCGAGGTCTTCGGCGGAACGGTGCACCGATCGCCCAGCCGGCTCACCGAGTCGGGCAAGGCGTTCGCGGAGGAGCACCCGGGCTCGCTGGGCATCGCGATCTCCGAAGCGGTCGAGGTCGCGGCCCAGGACCCCGAGGCGAAGTACGCCCTCGGCTCGGTGCTCAACCACGTCCTGCTGCACCAGAGCGTCATCGGCGAGGAGGCGCTGCGCCAGCTGGCCAAGGCCGGCGAGTCCGGCGCTGACCTGGTCGTCGGCTGCGCCGGCGGCGGCTCGAACTTCGCGGGGCTGGCCTTCCCGTTCCTGCGGGAGAAGCTCGCCGGCAACCAGGCGCCGCGGATCCTCGCGGTCGAGCCGAGCTCGTGCCCGACGCTGACCCGCGGCGAGTACCGCTACGACTTCGGCGACACCGCCGGCCTCACGCCGCTGATGAAGATGCACACGCTCGGCCACGACTTCGTGCCCTCGCCCATCCACGCCGGCGGCCTGCGCTACCACGGGATGGCGCCGCTGGTCTCGCACGCTGTCAACGAGGGCTACATCGACGCCGTCGCCCTCCACCAGAGCGAGTGCTTCGAGGCCGCCGTCGAGTTCGCCCGCACCCAGGGCATCGTTCCCGCACCCGAGTCGTCGCACGCGCTCGCCCAGGCCCGGCGCGAGGCGCTCGCGGCCGCGGAGACGGGCGCCGAGCCGGTCATCGTGATCGGGCTCTCCGGGCACGGCCTGCTCGAGCTCGGCGCCTACGAGAGCTTCCTCGGCGGTCGGCTCGAGGACGATCCGCTGTCCGACGAGGCGCTCAGCGCGGCGCTGGCGAACGTGCCGGTGGTCGGCTGA